DNA from Conexivisphaera calida:
CGCGCCCGACATACCCCAGCTGGCGCAGATGGTGTTCCAGGCGATGTTCGCGGTCATAACGCCGGCCCTCATAATCGGGGCGTTCGCCGAGAGGGTGAGGTACGGCCCGCTCCTGCTGTTCATAGCGCTCTGGTCCCTCCTCGTGTACGTGCCGGTCGCGCACTGGGTCTGGGGGGTCGGCGGGTGGCTCCACTCGATGGGGATGCTGGACTTCGCGGGCGGCGCTGTGGTCCACCTGACGGCCGGCATGGCGGCCCTCTCCTCGGTGTTCGTCCTTCGCCCCAGACATACGTTCAACGGATCCGTCATAGAGCCCGAGAACGTCCCGCTGGTCGTCCTCGGTGCGGCCCTCCTCTGGTTCGGCTGGTTCGGGTTCAACGCGGGGAGCGCCCTGGCGGCGAACGGGCTCGCGGCCCTCGCGTTCGTGAACACGTTCCTGGCCGCCGCGGTCGCGGGGCTCACGTGGACCCTCGTCACCTGGGCCGTGAGGGGGAAGTCGAGCGTCCTGGGCGCGATGGCGGGTCTCATAGCCGGGCTCGCGGCCATAACGCCTGCCGCAGGGTTCGTGGACCCCATGTCGTCGATGGCGATAGGCGTCGGCGCGGGGCTCGTGACCTACGGCGCGGCGCTCCTGAGGGCCAGGATGAAGCTCGACGACTCCCTCGACGTCTGGGCGGTGCACGGCATGGGAGGTATGTGGGGCCTAGTGGCCGCGGGGATATTCGCGGACGTGGGCGCCGTGGGCCTCCTCTACGGAGGGGTCCACCAGTTCCTTGTGCAGCTGCTCGGGATCGCCGCGGTGGGCGCGTACGCATTCGTCGTCTCTCTGATACTGTTCAAGGCGATAGACAGTGCGTTCGGCTTCACGGTCGCGAGGCACGAGGAGGCGGTGGGGCTGGACCTCTCGGAGCACGGGGAGACCGCCTACCCGGAGCTGTGACGAGGTGAGGTATGGAAATGAAGAAGATCGAGGCCGTGGTCCGGCTTGAGAAGTTCAGGGCCGTGAAGGACGCGCTCGAGGACGCGGGGTTCCCGGGGCTCACGGCCTACCGCGTTCGCGGGAGGGGCAGGCAGGGAGGGATAAAGCTCCAGTGGAGGGGCGTGAGGGAGTTCCGCGTGGATCTCGTCCCGAAGGCGAAGCTGGAGCTGGTGGTCGAGGAC
Protein-coding regions in this window:
- a CDS encoding ammonium transporter; translation: MSYAGIGAGDTSWVLMSAALVLIMTPGVAFFYGGMVRQKNVLSIMMQSFSSIMVVGILWALIEYSLAFAPGNPIIGGLQWLGLRGVWFSPFSAYAPDIPQLAQMVFQAMFAVITPALIIGAFAERVRYGPLLLFIALWSLLVYVPVAHWVWGVGGWLHSMGMLDFAGGAVVHLTAGMAALSSVFVLRPRHTFNGSVIEPENVPLVVLGAALLWFGWFGFNAGSALAANGLAALAFVNTFLAAAVAGLTWTLVTWAVRGKSSVLGAMAGLIAGLAAITPAAGFVDPMSSMAIGVGAGLVTYGAALLRARMKLDDSLDVWAVHGMGGMWGLVAAGIFADVGAVGLLYGGVHQFLVQLLGIAAVGAYAFVVSLILFKAIDSAFGFTVARHEEAVGLDLSEHGETAYPEL
- a CDS encoding P-II family nitrogen regulator produces the protein MKKIEAVVRLEKFRAVKDALEDAGFPGLTAYRVRGRGRQGGIKLQWRGVREFRVDLVPKAKLELVVEDADVERVIEVITKAAFTGEVGDGKIFVIPVEEAVRIRTGERGKDAI